Sequence from the bacterium genome:
TTGTTCTTCAATATCTGAATTAGTCCCGGGATTGCATCTACTGCGGATGGATCAATTTTGCGTACACGTAAGAGGGCGTTTCTTGCAGAGCCCTGGACGTGTTCATCCGGATCCTGAAGAGCTTCAAGCAAAGGGATAATTGCCTGAGCTGGAAACGGCTGCAAGTGAGCGAGTGAACCGGCGGCCTTCTGGCGAACATCGGGGGATTTGTCTTTCAGTGTTTTGATCAAGACAGATGCATTCTCGAGTGCTTGTGGATCAATCTTTTGTAGGGCGCCTGCTGCCAGTTGTCTGACGGATTCGCTCGAGTCAGACGATAACGCGCGCTTTAACGCCGGAACCGCAGGCTTTGCCACCGGTCCCAGGTCCTCCAGAGCTGAGGCCGCAGCGCTGCGGACACTGTCATCGGGATCATTGAGTGACTCTGCAAGAGCCGTCACTGCCTCTTTAGCATCAGGACCGGGTTTCCGTAAGGTTCTTGCAGCTTCCCTTCGTACTGATGGATTACTGTCTTTGAGCGTTTCAACAATCGCTTTCACGGTCGGACTGTCCAAATCGGCCATTTTGCTAAGTGCCGAAAGGACTTCTTTTTTCAGCGTTGAATTTCCCCGCATCAGTCCATCCGTCAGCACGGGTAAAAGTTCCGCAACCGTGACTCCCTCTTTAGCCCTGCTTAAAAGAATCGCCGTTTTCGTACGGACCTCTAAATCCGGATGCTTCAAAAGATCCTTTGTTGCCGGCACAATTTCCACTGAAGTCGGATCTATCTGCCGGAGCGCTCCTGCAGCATTGATTCGCACATTCGGATCCGCGTCAGCGAGTGCATCCTGCAGTGCTGGGATTGCATCCACCGCCGCTTCATTCAGAATCCAGAGCACACGCGCCGCCCCCGCCCTCACCCTCGCGTCCGTATCTTTCAGCGCTTCCTTCAGAAGCGGCACGGCTTCAGGAGATTTCAACTTTTCAAGTATTTCAATCGCCTTAAGCCTTTCAGCAACATCCCTGGATTTCAACTGCTTGCTTAACAGCTCGATTACATCCGCGCCGCTCCAGCCGGCGCTGACCTGAAAGCAGAAAATCGCAAACCAAATGAAGATGGAGCATTTTTTCATGATCGGTCTCAATCATACAAAACATCCCATTCGTCACAAAGCTTATGCGATTCCTCTTTGAATCACCTGTTGACGCACCTTGTCCAGATCACTACGCAAAGACAGTTGTTCTTTTGCGACGGTTTGCATTTGTTGCACAAGATTCATTTGTTGTCCAAACCAGTCGACAGCATCACGCGTCCCGAGTTCTTCAGGCGATACTGGAATATGTGGTTGGGGTCCGGGACTGTCGATGAACTCCCTGGTATCTGGAATCTCAACACGATTCTGCAGCAGAAAGGCTCCTGTCGGAGGAATGTCTTGGGAATTCTGAAGTTGAAATGCCTCTTTTGGGGGAATATCGCCTGTTTGCAGTCTGAATGCCTCTTTTGGAGGAACGTCGGTTTGTAGCCTGAATGCCTCCTTAGGTGGCAGTTCTGTTTGCTTCGTAAAAGCTTCTCTTGGTGGTAAATCAGTCTGTGGCCTGAATGCCTCCTTTGGTGGAATATCGCTTTGCAACCGGAACGCATCTTGTGGCGGGATATCCGGTTGCCGCTTTCGAACCAGGGCTTCTAAAGCTTCGGTATCGCGAGAAGAAAAAGTAGACAGACCCTGTTCAATTCGGAATTTCGGGTCTTTAATGGTTCTTTCCACTTCTTTAAGGTGCACAAGAGCATCTCTTGAGGGGATCTTTGAAAGAT
This genomic interval carries:
- a CDS encoding HEAT repeat domain-containing protein translates to MKKCSIFIWFAIFCFQVSAGWSGADVIELLSKQLKSRDVAERLKAIEILEKLKSPEAVPLLKEALKDTDARVRAGAARVLWILNEAAVDAIPALQDALADADPNVRINAAGALRQIDPTSVEIVPATKDLLKHPDLEVRTKTAILLSRAKEGVTVAELLPVLTDGLMRGNSTLKKEVLSALSKMADLDSPTVKAIVETLKDSNPSVRREAARTLRKPGPDAKEAVTALAESLNDPDDSVRSAAASALEDLGPVAKPAVPALKRALSSDSSESVRQLAAGALQKIDPQALENASVLIKTLKDKSPDVRQKAAGSLAHLQPFPAQAIIPLLEALQDPDEHVQGSARNALLRVRKIDPSAVDAIPGLIQILKNNEESIHASAIDALQTIGPASRPAIPVLIYTLKHHHRDDIRMGVVVALAVIDPTGEQCVEALIDAMKDQDRGVRGRAIYAIGSLKPFPHQAIPALKEAVNDPDDWIRNVARVVLQNAEKK